In a genomic window of Platichthys flesus chromosome 24, fPlaFle2.1, whole genome shotgun sequence:
- the kcnk7 gene encoding potassium channel, subfamily K, member 7, with translation MAQIGSSLGLLIQANVFSCLAVCYLLFILLGGAVFTVVEAPLEKELRAEVEQLQRSFLQENPCVEESELSELLGKALSAHHSREAVLSADADEKHDEFISSLYFVILTLTTMGSDSDSPKSDEAKLFLIFYCTLGIPSTLFLLSVLSNLLLPVVTYSPVHHLQIYWGLPYGHAALVHASFLSVLVLLLLFFLPALVVCTVEPDWSFLDAFFSCFVILSTISEGGKSLGENWGPLANDTLKLLTTWYLLVGLVVIMTLKDTILQIPRVRAVMRRFSGLQYTELQGVHLSELTLSEDNCEEEPQYSQSICTISSTPLQLMSPCSDFQRPRTSTLKST, from the exons ATGGCCCAGATTGGGTCCTCACTGGGACTGCTGATTCAGGCCAATGTCTTCTCCTGCCTGGCTGTCTGCtacctgctcttcatcctgctggGAGGCGCGGTGTTCACCGTGGTGGAGGCTCcgctggagaaggagctgagagctgaggtggagcagctgcagcgctccttcctgcaggagaacccTTGTGTTGAGGAGAGTGAGCTGAGCGAGCTGCTGGGGAAAGCTCTCTCCGCTCACCACAGCCGTGAAGCAGTTTTATCGGCTGACGCTGATGAGAAGCACGATGAATTCATCTCATCTCTCTACTTTGTCATCCTCACTCTGACCACCATGG GTTCTGACTCTGACAGCCCTAAATCAGATGAAGCCAAACTTTTCTTGATCTTCTATTGCACCCTGGGAATCCCCTCCaccctgttcctcctctcagtCCTCTCCAACCTGCTCCTCCCTGTTGTCACCTACTCCCCTGTCCACCACCTGCAGATTTACTGGGGCTTACCCTACGGCCATGCTGCCCTCGTCCACGCCAGCTTCCTCTCCgtgctcgtcctcctcctcctcttcttcctccctgccCTTGTGGTCTGTACAGTGGAGCCAGACTGGAGTTTCCTGGatgcttttttttcctgctttgtcATCCTGAGCACCATTAGTGAGGGAGGAAAGTCGCTGGGGGAGAACTGGGGGCCGCTGGCCAATGACACACTCAAACTCCTCACCACAT GGTATCTGCTGGTGGGCCTGGTGGTGATCATGACCCTCAAGGATACTATCCTGCAGATTCCCCGGGTCCGTGCGGTGATGAGGCGCTTCTCTGGTTTGCAGTATACAGAGCTGCAAGGTGTCCATCTCAGTGAATTGACATTAAGTGAAGACAACTGTGAGGAGGAGCCCCAGTACTCCCAATCCATCTGTACTATCTCCTCCACTCCATTACAGCTGATGAGCCCGTGTTCAGACTTTCAGAGACCCAGAACCTCAACTCTCAAAAGCACCTGA